A segment of the Desulfobacterales bacterium genome:
CGACAGTCAGACGGTTCTGAATATTTAAAAACAGAGGGTCCTGAAAGGCGTACACCAGAAGATCGTCGAAAAATTCAAATTTCCGATTATAAAGATAAACTCGGCAGCATTTTAAAGGGTGAAACCGTTGCTTTCAGCGACCAGCAGGTTCTGCAATCCCTGCCAGGAACAATCGATCAGTTGTTTGCCAAAGAAAAAAACAAAGTCGCCGAAGCATTGATAGACAAGCTGGCAAGGGGGCTTTTGGATGAAGACCCCGCCTTACGCGCCAATGTCTCCAAGACCCTCTCGACAGTCAGCTCCCGGCTGCTGGATGAACAGCGCCACGATATGCTCCGGATGCTTTCGCTTAAATTAGTCGGTTGGATAAAACAGGAAGACATACCCAAGTTCGCTTTTGAACAAATTTGCAGAGAGCTTCAATCCCTGCTGACAGCCTTTATTCAAAATCATCAATTGGAAGAATGTATTCCTATTCTGAAAATCTTCAGGGCCATTGAACGCGGTCAATTAACAAAAAATGAATCCTTTCAGGAGATATCCGGTTCGATCCTAACAGAGATTGCCGCCGGAGACGCCTTGGACGCACTGGTTTCAGGAATGCAAACCGACCAGAAAGACCAGGCCATCGCCTGTTTGGCCATATTCGGACCGGTGATCATTGATCGGATGTTGAACTTGCTGCATGAAGGTAAAGACAAATCCCTGCAGGCGCTAATCTTAAAGGTTCTCACGGATATGGGTTCCGACGCGGTACCCCGCTTGGCGAACCGTATTGAACAGGATCCCCCGGCAGAAACCATGCGCCACCTCGTCGCTATATTGGGAAAAGTCGGCGGCGAAGAAAATCTGGAAGTGCTAATTCCACTGGTCATGCACAAGGATATCCGGGTTCAACGCGAAGCGCTCAGCAGCATCTTCAGCATCGGCGGCAATAGCCGCGGGAGGCTTTTGCTGTCGTTGCTGCCGGACGCCGATGATCAATTACAAAACAGTATTATCGCCATGTTGGGAACCCTAAAACACCAAGAGGCGGTCCCGGACTTTCTTGAGCTGCTGGAGTCAAAGTCGATTATCGCTTCAAAGTCAAAAAACGAACTGGCAGAAAAGATCTGCGTTGCTTTGGGGAAAATAGGTTCAAAAGAAGCGATTCCGGCGCTGACGGCCATAGCGGAATCCAAGGGCTTGTTTAAACTCAAAGCCCACTCAGCTTCGGTACAAACCGCTGCAAGGGATGCCTTAAACCTGATAAAAAGATAACCGTTATTCCCACCGCATAAAAGGGGCGGGGTATGCATTGGGATAAGCAATAAAAGACCGAAACCGGTCTGATGGGCTGGATTTGCCATTGGGCGCTTTTACAGGAGAATATGCATGGACTACACAGTTGAACTTGACGAAAAACAGTTTGAAACCATGGAAAATATTCTGGCAAAGGAATTGATGGAAGTCGGCGTTCAAAGCCTGCTTCTCATCGATTTGGCCGGCAATATTCTCATCAGCCTGAATGACGGAAAGGCCAGGCACGATGTATATTCTTTGGCTGCTCTGGCAGCCGGAAACTTTGGCGCTGTTAGTGAAATTGCTAAAATCATTGGTGAAACAGATTTTTCGCTGCTGTTTCATAAGGGTGAAAAAGAAAGTATTCATTTCAGCAGGGTCGCCGATGATTTGCTCCTGATTACGGTATTTGGGAAAGAGGTGTCGTTGGGATTTCTTCGATTGAAAGTAGCCGAGGTAATCAAAAAGATAACGGCGCTACTCTAACGAAAACATTTTCATTTCAATGTTTACATACAGCATGAGGTGTCTGACTTGGCATTAATTAATCCGAAAACGAAGGAGGTCCAGGTTAAATTAGTTTACTATGGCCCCGGCAGAGGCGGTAAAACAACCAACTTGGAATATATTTACAACAAATATCAGGACCGTATGACAACAAAGCTGACAACGGTAAAAACATACGGAGACCGCACCCTGTTTTTTGATTTTCTGCCATTGGATATCGGCATGATCGGTGGGTATAATATTAAGATGCAGCTTTATACCGTGCCGGGTCAGGTTAAATATCAGGCAACCCGGAGACTGGTTTTACGGGGCGTTGACGGTGTTGTGTTTGTTGCCGACTCAATGGCTCTCAGGGAAAAAATGAACGTACTTTCACTCAAAGACCTCCAGGAAAATTTGGCCACCTTTGATAAAAACATCTTCAAAATACCATTGGTCATACAGTACAACAAGCGGGATCTGGCAAAAGAAAAGATCCCGCTGCTGCCGACTGAAAAGCTTGAAAATATATTGAACAAACAAATAAAGGCGCCTTCATTTGCAGCAAGCGCCCTAACGGGAGAAAACGTCGTTGAAACCATGAAAAAGGCAATATCGTTAACCGTTTCTTCCTTGCAGAAGAAACTGGCCATCAAATAAGGATTATATCATGGCTGATAAAAAAGACACGTTTACCGATGAGGTCAACAACCGATTGGGTGAATTTTTTGGGAATATGGACAAGCCGGATGCCCCGGCCCAGGGTACAAATCCTACACCCCAAAAAGATTCAGAATTATTTGAACTCAAGACGATTGTCCTATCCATTGAATGGGAAATTTCCCATGAGATCATGACGCGGTTGATTGCAGAAACAGACCGTCTAATGAAAATTTATCATGACAACAAGGTGGTCCTCTCGCTTCTGAAACTTCTCGATTCGGTTGGCAGATACATCAATGCCAAGAAAGCCAACGCACTGCCGGATTCCATAAAATTACTGCATTCCATTCATGCCAACCTTCAACGAGTGGTAACCTCGGAAACCATCACGGAATCGCAAAGCAGTCAAATTCTTTCAGCTGAAATCGCAAAATTCAAGAACCTGAAGCAGCAGCTGCTCACGAAAGCAGAACCGCCCCCGCTAAAAGAAAAAAAACCGGCCGCAACGCCAAAAACAGCGCCGATGAAAAGGGCGGCTCCTGTTGAACAAACCCAAACCCCGGTTCCGGCAGTAGAAGTTTCGGCCGTTTCCCCGACGGATGTAAGTATCAATGAGCCGAAAGACGCTGCCCTCCAGGCCATCGATGAGTTAAAAAAGCTCATTAAGGAGGAATTTAAATCACTTCGTGAAGAATTAAAACATCTGCGCCAATGATCGCTTATGTAAGGGCAGTCCTGATGCAACCCAAAATCAATACTTCCCCCGCACGGATAAACCTGTTATTATATTCAAATCTATTTACCCTGTTATTGCAGGGTTCATTCAATTCCATCGTATGTATCGGAGACTGAGGAATGGATTTAATTTCGGGTGAAAAAGAACATCGCCCAAATTCTTTTTTAGATAATGAATTTTTTGATTATTTAAAAATGCAGCTGTCATTGGCCGTAGGGCCCATCGCCGAATATCTCATTGAAGATGAAATTCAGGGGTTCGGCGGGGATTTGGCCAAAGTTCCCCGCCATCGCGCTGCTGAACTGGCCGACCGTTTATCCCGGCAAATTCAACGGCAAGAAAATAAAATTGCTTTCCAACAGGCGCTGGTAAAAAAGATTAAAGAAATAACCACCTGACCATTTAACTGCTTTTCCCATTGCTGACTGCATTTGGAAAAAGGATTTCTCAGTTATGATTCTTATCTGCGAAGAATGCGGTAAAAAATATCAATTAGACCCTGCCAGGATAAAGGGCACGGAGGCCAGATTCGCCTGCAAGGCTTGCGGGCATGTGATCACCGCCGTCAAGGCCGAATCAATCCGAAAAAAAATATCGCCTGTACCGGCCGCAACAATCACCCCGGCCACGGAAGCCTCGCCATCCCGGACCGTTTCAGCGACCAGCAGTGAAACGGAGAATTTGCCCCCTCCGGAAAAACCCAAAAAGAAAAAAATAATCGACGATCAATTCATGCGACCCGGCCGTTTTCGGTTTGGTCTGACGGCCAAGCTTTTTACCGTAATGATTTTGGTCAGCTTGATCCCGCTGGTTATGTTCTGGGGAATTACATTGTCACAGGCCAAGGAACGTATTCGCACCGAGGCAGCCAAACACAGCACCCAACTGTTTTCGGGCATGGTTCGGTATGTAGATGAGTGGTTCGGTGAAAAGGAACGGATTATCAAGGATCTGGCGGAAATGGACGCTATGGTTTCCATGGACCGGTCACAGCAGGAGCCGCTCCTTGAAGCCGTCCATAAAATTTACCCGCACTTGGAAGGCATCTTTATTGTTGATGCAGACGGCAAATTCTTTTCCGGCAGCACAGATCAGCGCCTGGAGGATTATTCAGCACATTCTTTTTTTCAAAATATGCTGCGCAGTCAAACGCCGCTATGGCAGATGGTAAAAAACACCAAAACCGGCAAGACCGCTCTGATGGTTGCCGTACCCATTAATAACTCGGCAGAGACGGTCGGCGGTGTGGTTCATATGATTCAAATTGATAAGATTTCAAAACAAGTTATCAGCAGTGAGGCCGGCAATGCCGGAATAGCCTTTTTAGTCAAAAATAAACAGGCAATGGATGCTTACCAGATCGACATTTATGGTTTCAAGCAAAAACAGTTAAATTGGTCGCCACTGACCAGCGCTTACAAAAGCGGCCGGACAGGGTTGGTATCTTTTCAAGATCAAAAGGGTGAATCCGTTCTGGGGTATGTGGGACAATCGAGATTCGGGTGGGGGATAGCAATTCAAAAAGACGAAATTGAAGTTTCCTTACTGATTGATCAGTTGATGTCTTTTGCCTATCTCCTGCTGGTGATCATCATCGTTTTTGTCTCGATTGTCGCCTGGTTTTCAGGCCGTGCGCTTTCCAAGCCCATCATAATGCTGACCGATGCCGCCAACCGGATCAGCATCGGCGCACTGGATATGGAAATTCGGACGAAAAGAAAAGATGAGATTGGCGATCTTTCTGAAGCCATTGCGAGGATGCAGGACAGCATTCGTATTTCCATCGACCGATTGCGGCGCAGATTGTAGAAGGAATTAAATGATTATCATCCCACGAGCAAAGCCGATCGTCATAAACCTGAACAGCTACTATCTCGATATGGAAAAATTGATCGCGCACTACCAAGCCGAATTGAGAAGTGGCGGGATTCATCTAAAATCGCCTGGGGCTGAGGGAATCATTTTTTTCGATGAAGATACGATCACGAATGTTTTTTTTCAGGAAAAAAATATTCAGTTGGACGGTATTTCCGCCAGAGACGAATTGATCCGTAATTTAAAAGCACAGAATTTTATAGTTTCCGTTTATCAGATCGAACCGGAAAAATTTCATTTTTGGGCTAATTTAAGTTATGCCGAAGACCTCCATCGAGACCTCAATATAGATACAGCCCTTGACGGTTTGATCAAGAGTATGAACACTGAAAATCTAACCGGCTATATTGAGATCGCCATAACGGGTACGTCTGATCACAGCCTTATCTTTTTCATTAACGGCAACATCATCGGCGTTACCTGCCCATGGGAGCATGTCGAACCTTCCGATACCAAGCAAAATCTTCAACGCCTCATTCTAGAATCAAAAAATTCAGGCGCATCTTTTAACGTAAAGCGTATCGACCTGAGCCGTTTCCAGGGAAATTCGGATTCTTCCGCAAAACGCGAACAACCCCCCGGCGAGATTGTTGCCTTGCTCCAACTCCTAATATCAACCCTGGAGTCGCTGATTGCCGCCGAAAAAAGAATAAAAACGGATTTTGATACCCTTCTGAAAAAGAAGTTTTTTGAAAAAGCCGACACGTATGAATTTCTTGATCCATTTGCAGCCGAAGTTCAATACGCAAACGGTACATTTGAATTTACGGGAGATACCCCGCTGCCGCAAATTGTCAAAGGCGTCTCGGAAAGTGTTTTGGAACTTGCGGAGGACATGGGCCTTCTGGCGCTGCTTATGCAAAAGATCGACCCCTTGAAAAAACAGTATCAGGCTGAAATAATTCATTTCGGCATTAACATTTAAAATAACGGAACCTGATTTGATTAACAGTCTTCCCAAACTTAAAAGGAACCCGAATGCACAAAAAGGTACTGATTGTCGATGACGACCGCATTCTGCTGAGCTTAACGGAAAATAAGCTGAAAAAACATAAGGATAACTTTACCGTCCTGACCGCTGAAGATGGTCTGCAGGCTGTCTCCATATTAAAAGAAAACCATATTTCATTGGTTGTCACCGACTTGCATATGCCCCATATGGATGGTTTTGCCCTCTTGGCGCATCTTTCTGAACATTACCCGGACATACCGGTCGTTATTTTGACAGCCTACAGTTCGCCTAATTCGAAAAAAAGCGCCATTGAAGGCGGCGCCGCCGAATATCTTGAAAAACCCTTTGTAATGGAAGAACTTACCCAAAAAATTATCACCCGTCTGGCGAAAGAGTCCGAAGGCGGCATCCTGCAAACGGTCCCCCTGGAAATGTTCTTACAACTCGTCGA
Coding sequences within it:
- a CDS encoding HEAT repeat domain-containing protein, with the protein product MTGLALQKKAVEVAVILNAAVANIRLYPPTSDIIGTSIGRLDTALSAILNEVDSVVFAESEKNLLVSGQTLNEKDQQKPQVIAFLELLRNTGIKSITFEKGVDKGELLALLEIASTQPEKIKTAGGLKQIFVAKNLSHIFLDQKVYVAMGKDQKVVSADANLNSESLSSDTRSVALSDIERRTGIERRQSDGSEYLKTEGPERRTPEDRRKIQISDYKDKLGSILKGETVAFSDQQVLQSLPGTIDQLFAKEKNKVAEALIDKLARGLLDEDPALRANVSKTLSTVSSRLLDEQRHDMLRMLSLKLVGWIKQEDIPKFAFEQICRELQSLLTAFIQNHQLEECIPILKIFRAIERGQLTKNESFQEISGSILTEIAAGDALDALVSGMQTDQKDQAIACLAIFGPVIIDRMLNLLHEGKDKSLQALILKVLTDMGSDAVPRLANRIEQDPPAETMRHLVAILGKVGGEENLEVLIPLVMHKDIRVQREALSSIFSIGGNSRGRLLLSLLPDADDQLQNSIIAMLGTLKHQEAVPDFLELLESKSIIASKSKNELAEKICVALGKIGSKEAIPALTAIAESKGLFKLKAHSASVQTAARDALNLIKR
- a CDS encoding roadblock/LC7 domain-containing protein, with the translated sequence MDYTVELDEKQFETMENILAKELMEVGVQSLLLIDLAGNILISLNDGKARHDVYSLAALAAGNFGAVSEIAKIIGETDFSLLFHKGEKESIHFSRVADDLLLITVFGKEVSLGFLRLKVAEVIKKITALL
- a CDS encoding GTPase domain-containing protein, translating into MALINPKTKEVQVKLVYYGPGRGGKTTNLEYIYNKYQDRMTTKLTTVKTYGDRTLFFDFLPLDIGMIGGYNIKMQLYTVPGQVKYQATRRLVLRGVDGVVFVADSMALREKMNVLSLKDLQENLATFDKNIFKIPLVIQYNKRDLAKEKIPLLPTEKLENILNKQIKAPSFAASALTGENVVETMKKAISLTVSSLQKKLAIK
- a CDS encoding cache domain-containing protein, which translates into the protein MILICEECGKKYQLDPARIKGTEARFACKACGHVITAVKAESIRKKISPVPAATITPATEASPSRTVSATSSETENLPPPEKPKKKKIIDDQFMRPGRFRFGLTAKLFTVMILVSLIPLVMFWGITLSQAKERIRTEAAKHSTQLFSGMVRYVDEWFGEKERIIKDLAEMDAMVSMDRSQQEPLLEAVHKIYPHLEGIFIVDADGKFFSGSTDQRLEDYSAHSFFQNMLRSQTPLWQMVKNTKTGKTALMVAVPINNSAETVGGVVHMIQIDKISKQVISSEAGNAGIAFLVKNKQAMDAYQIDIYGFKQKQLNWSPLTSAYKSGRTGLVSFQDQKGESVLGYVGQSRFGWGIAIQKDEIEVSLLIDQLMSFAYLLLVIIIVFVSIVAWFSGRALSKPIIMLTDAANRISIGALDMEIRTKRKDEIGDLSEAIARMQDSIRISIDRLRRRL